TGGGCGAACTGCCCACCGGCCCGGTGATCTACCTGCCCGCCGAAGACCCGCCCACCGCCATTCATCACCGCCTGCACGCCCTTGGGGCGCACCTCAGCGCCGAGGAACGGCAAGCCGTGGCTGACGGCCTGCTGATCCAGCCGCTGATCGGCAGCCTGCCCAACATCATGGCCCCGGAGTGGTTCGACGGCCTCAAGCGCGCCGCCGAGGGCCGCCGCCTGATGGTGCTGGACACGCTGCGCCGGTTCCACATCGAGGAAGAAAACGCCAGCGGCCCCATGGCCCAGGTCATCGGTCGCATGGAGGCCATCGCCGCCGATACCGGGTGCTCTATCGTGTTCCTGCACCATGCCAGCAAGGGCGCGGCCATGATGGGCGCAGGCGACCAGCAGCAGGCCAGCCGGGGCAGCTCGGTACTGGTCGATAACATCCGCTGGCAGTCCTACCTGTCGAGCATGACCAGCGCCGAGGCCGAGGAATGGGGTGTGGACGACGACCAGCGCCGGTTCTTCGTCCGCTTCGGTGTGAGCAAGGCCAACTATGGCGCACCGTTCGCTGATCGGTGGTTCAGGCGGCATGACGGCGGGGTGCTCAAGCCCGCCGTGCTGGAGAGGCAGCGCAAGAGCAAGGGGGTGCCCCGTGGTGAAGCCTAAGAACAAGCACAGCCTCAGCCACGTCCGGCACGACCCGGCGCACTGTCTGGCCCCCGGCCTGTTCCGTGCCCTCAAGCGGGGCGAGCGCAAGCGCAGCAAGCTGGACGTGACGTATGACTACGGCGACGGCAAGCGGATCGAGTTCAGCGGCCCGGAGCCGCTGGGCGCTGATGATCTGCGCATCCTGCAAGGGCTGGTGGCCATGGCTGGGCCTAATGGCCTAGTGCTTGGCCCGGAACCCAAGACCGAAGGCGGACGGCAGCTCCGGCTGTTCCTGGAACCCAAGTGGGAGGCCGTCACCGCTGATGCCATGGTGGTCAAAGGTAGCTATCGGGCGCTGGCAAAGGAAATCGGGGCAGAGGTCGATAGTGGTGGGGCGCTCAAG
The sequence above is a segment of the Providencia huaxiensis genome. Coding sequences within it:
- a CDS encoding helicase RepA family protein translates to MATHKPINILEAFAAAPPPLDYVLPNMVAGTVGALVSPGGAGKSMLALQLAAQIAGGPDLLEVGELPTGPVIYLPAEDPPTAIHHRLHALGAHLSAEERQAVADGLLIQPLIGSLPNIMAPEWFDGLKRAAEGRRLMVLDTLRRFHIEEENASGPMAQVIGRMEAIAADTGCSIVFLHHASKGAAMMGAGDQQQASRGSSVLVDNIRWQSYLSSMTSAEAEEWGVDDDQRRFFVRFGVSKANYGAPFADRWFRRHDGGVLKPAVLERQRKSKGVPRGEA